The following are from one region of the Balaenoptera acutorostrata chromosome 18, mBalAcu1.1, whole genome shotgun sequence genome:
- the CCNA1 gene encoding cyclin-A1 isoform X1, with translation MHLHSSKSGVVLAPVSRGPDACQMITRAQLGQDPPQRTVLGVLTENGQYRRTCGQGITTLRCFSGSENVFPPAGKEVLSDSRVQVPAKQGFDMYMDKPEQGDRDSCTGREGMAFEDAYEVHTSTLKSDLHFLLDFNTVSPMLVDPSLHSQSEDASDSGTDVINVTEYAEEIHQYLREAEIRHRPKVHYMRKQPDITEGMRTILVDWLVEVGEEYNFRAETLYLAVNFLDRFLSCMSVLRGKLQLVGTAALLLASKYEEIYPPEVDEFVYITDDTYTKRQLLRMEHLLLKVLAFDLTVPTTNQFLLQYLRRQGVCVRTENLAKYVAELSLLEADPFLKYLPSLIAAAAYCLANYTVNRHFWPETLATFTGYSLSEIVPCLSELHKVCLGITHRPQQAIREKYKASKYMHVSLVEPPAVLPLR, from the exons ATGCATCTCCACAGCTCCAAGAGCGGAGTAGTGCTGGCTCCAGTGTCCCGAGGTCCTGATGCCTGTCAGATGATAACCAGAGCCCAGCTTGGCCAGGATCCGCCACAAAGAACAGTACTAGGGGTGCTAACTGAGAATGGGCAGTACAGGAGGACCTGTGGCCAG GGGATCACAACACTCAGGTGTTTCTCTGGGTCAGAAAATGTCTTCCCTCCAGCTGGAAAGGAAGTGCTGTCTGACAGCCGGGTTCAGGTGCCAGCCAAGCAAGGATTTGACATGTACATGGACAAGCCTGAGCAAGGGGACAGAGACAGCTGCACAGGGCGAGAGGGGATGGCATTTGAGGATGCCTATGAAGTACACACCAGCACACTCAAGTCAGACCTTCACTTCCTGCTGGATTTTAACACAG TTTCCCCTATGCTGGTAGATCCATCTCTCCACTCCCAGTCTGAAGATGCATCAGATTCTGGTACAGATGTGATAAATGTGACTGAATATGCTGAAGAAATTCATCAGTACCTTAGAGAAGCTGAA ATAAGACACAGGCCCAAAGTGCACTACATGAGGAAACAACCAGACATCACAGAAGGCATGCGAACGATTCTGGTAGACTGGCTGGTTGAGGTGGGAGAAGAATATAACTTTCGGGCAGAGACTCTCTACCTGGCCGTCAACTTCCTGGACAGGTTTCTTTCCTGCATGTCTGTTCTGAGAGGGAAACTGCAGCTTGTAGGAACAGCAGCTCTTCTCCTGGCTTC GAAATATGAAGAAATATATCCACCTGAAGTAGATGAGTTTGTCTATATAACTGATGATACCTACACAAAACGACAACTGCTGAGAATGGAACACCTGCTCCTGAAAGTCCTGGCTTTTGACCTGACAGTGCCAACCACCAACCAGTTTCTCCTTCAGTACTTAAGGAGGCAAGGAGTGTGTGTCAGGACTGAGAACCTGGCCAAG TATGTAGCAGAACTGAGTCTCCTTGAAGCTGACCCATTCTTGAAATACCTTCCTTCACTGATCGCTGCAGCTGCTTATTGCCTGGCAAACTATACTGTGAACAGGCACTTCTGG CCAGAAACCCTTGCTACGTTTACAGGCTATTCATTAAGTGAAATTGTGCCTTGCCTGAGTGAGCTGCATAAAGTGTGCCTGGGTATAACCCATCGACCTCAGCAAGCGATTAGGGAGAAGTACAAGGCTTCAA